A genomic window from Agrobacterium larrymoorei includes:
- the tkt gene encoding transketolase: MISRDKHDRMANAIRFLAMDAVEKANSGHPGLPMGAADVATVLFTRYLKFDPKAPHWPDRDRFVLSAGHGSMLLYSCLYLTGYEDMTIDEIKRFRQLGSKTAGHPEYGHATGIETTTGPLGQGIANAVGMAIAERKLEEEFGSDLQSHYTYVLCGDGCLMEGISHEAIALAGHLRLNKLVLFWDNNNITIDGAVGLSDSTDQIERFKAVHWHTIEIDGHDPEAIAAAIEEAHKSDRPTFIAAKTTIGFGAPNKAGTHKVHGSPLGAEEIAATRKHLNWEAEPFVIPEDVLDAWRLAGLRSTKTRQEWEARLEAAETQKKAEFKRRFAGDLPGNFDSSIDAFKKKVAANNPTVATRKASEDTLEVINGVVQEMLGGSADLTPSNNTKTSQMVSITPTDFSGRYMHYGIREHGMAAAMNGISLHGGLIPYSGGFLIFSDYCRPSIRLAALMGIRVVHVLTHDSIGVGEDGPTHQPVEQIAALRAIPNLLVFRPADETETAEAWQLALHEKHRPSALALTRQNLTPARKDYEEKNLVAYGAYELVSASDAKVSIFASGSEVELALKAAATLKDKGISARVVSVPCFELFKEQPESYRQAIIGNAPVKIAVEAAIRQGWDYFIGNDGAFVGMQSFGASAPAKDLFPHFGITAEAVVAAAEEKLG; encoded by the coding sequence ATGATTTCTCGCGACAAACACGACCGGATGGCCAATGCAATCCGATTTCTTGCCATGGATGCTGTGGAGAAGGCCAATTCCGGCCATCCTGGCTTGCCGATGGGTGCAGCGGATGTCGCCACGGTCCTCTTTACCCGCTATCTGAAATTCGACCCCAAGGCGCCGCATTGGCCCGACCGCGACCGTTTCGTGCTGTCCGCCGGCCACGGCTCCATGCTGCTCTACTCGTGCCTGTACCTCACCGGCTACGAGGACATGACGATCGACGAGATCAAGCGCTTCCGTCAGCTCGGCTCCAAGACCGCCGGCCACCCGGAATACGGCCATGCCACCGGCATCGAGACCACCACCGGCCCGCTCGGCCAGGGCATTGCCAATGCTGTCGGCATGGCGATTGCCGAGCGCAAGCTGGAAGAAGAATTCGGCTCCGATCTGCAGAGCCATTATACTTACGTTCTGTGCGGCGACGGCTGCCTGATGGAAGGCATCAGCCATGAGGCGATCGCGCTTGCCGGCCATCTGCGCCTGAACAAGCTCGTGCTCTTCTGGGACAACAACAACATCACGATCGACGGCGCAGTCGGCCTGTCCGACTCCACCGACCAGATCGAACGCTTCAAGGCGGTTCACTGGCACACGATCGAGATCGACGGCCACGATCCGGAAGCGATTGCCGCTGCCATCGAAGAAGCCCACAAGTCCGACCGCCCGACCTTCATCGCCGCCAAGACCACCATCGGCTTCGGTGCCCCGAACAAGGCCGGCACCCACAAGGTTCACGGCTCGCCACTCGGCGCAGAAGAAATTGCCGCAACCCGCAAGCACCTGAACTGGGAAGCCGAACCCTTCGTCATTCCCGAAGACGTGCTCGATGCTTGGCGTCTGGCAGGCCTGCGCTCCACCAAGACCCGCCAGGAATGGGAAGCCCGTCTGGAAGCGGCAGAAACTCAAAAGAAAGCCGAGTTCAAGCGCCGTTTCGCCGGCGATCTGCCCGGCAATTTCGACAGCTCCATCGACGCCTTCAAGAAGAAGGTCGCCGCCAACAATCCGACGGTTGCCACCCGCAAGGCTTCCGAAGACACGCTCGAAGTCATCAACGGCGTGGTGCAGGAAATGCTCGGCGGCTCCGCCGACCTGACGCCTTCCAACAACACCAAGACCAGCCAGATGGTGTCGATCACGCCGACGGACTTCTCCGGTCGCTATATGCATTACGGCATTCGCGAACACGGCATGGCAGCGGCCATGAACGGCATTTCGCTGCATGGCGGCCTGATCCCCTACTCCGGCGGCTTCCTGATCTTCTCGGACTATTGCCGTCCGTCGATCCGCCTTGCCGCACTGATGGGCATCCGCGTCGTTCACGTCCTGACGCATGACTCGATCGGCGTTGGTGAAGACGGCCCGACCCACCAGCCGGTGGAGCAGATTGCAGCGCTGCGCGCCATTCCGAACCTCCTGGTCTTCCGCCCGGCAGACGAGACGGAAACGGCAGAAGCCTGGCAGCTTGCCCTGCATGAAAAGCATCGTCCGTCTGCACTGGCACTCACACGCCAGAACCTGACGCCCGCTCGCAAGGACTATGAGGAGAAGAACCTCGTTGCCTATGGTGCCTACGAACTGGTTTCGGCAAGCGACGCGAAGGTCTCGATCTTCGCCTCGGGCTCGGAAGTGGAGCTTGCGCTGAAGGCCGCCGCCACGCTGAAGGACAAGGGCATTTCCGCCCGCGTCGTTTCCGTGCCCTGCTTCGAACTCTTCAAGGAGCAGCCGGAGAGCTATCGTCAGGCCATCATCGGCAACGCGCCGGTCAAGATCGCCGTCGAAGCGGCAATCCGCCAGGGCTGGGATTACTTCATCGGTAATGACGGCGCTTTCGTCGGCATGCAGTCCTTCGGTGCTTCTGCACCGGCCAAGGACCTCTTCCCGCACTTCGGCATCACCGCAGAAGCGGTTGTCGCCGCAGCCGAAGAAAAGCTCGGCTGA
- the gap gene encoding type I glyceraldehyde-3-phosphate dehydrogenase: MTVKVAINGFGRIGRNVLRAIVESGRTDIEVVAINDLGPVETNAHLLRYDSIHGKFPADVKVEGDSIIVGGGKPIKVTAVRDPATLPHGELGVDIALECTGIFTARDKAAAHLTAGAKRVIVSAPADGADLTVVFGVNHDQLTKDHLVISNASCTTNCLVPVVKVLDDLIGIDHGFMTTIHSYTGDQPTLDTMHKDLYRARAAALSMIPTSTGAAKAVGLVLPHLKGRLDGTSIRVPTPNVSVVDFKFVAKKNTSVAEINDAIKAASNGALKGVLGYTDEPLVSRDFNHDSHSSIFATDQTKVMEGNFVRVLSWYDNEWGFSNRMSDTAVAFAKTI; this comes from the coding sequence ATGACTGTAAAAGTAGCCATTAACGGCTTCGGCCGTATCGGCCGTAACGTCCTTCGTGCCATCGTTGAATCCGGCCGCACCGACATTGAAGTCGTTGCCATCAACGACCTCGGCCCCGTTGAGACCAATGCGCACCTGCTGCGTTACGACTCCATCCACGGCAAGTTCCCGGCCGATGTGAAGGTCGAAGGCGACTCGATCATCGTTGGCGGCGGCAAGCCGATCAAGGTGACCGCCGTTCGCGATCCCGCAACGCTTCCGCATGGCGAACTCGGCGTCGACATCGCGCTGGAATGCACGGGCATCTTCACCGCCCGCGACAAGGCTGCCGCTCACCTGACGGCTGGCGCAAAGCGCGTCATCGTTTCCGCTCCGGCTGACGGCGCTGATCTCACGGTTGTTTTCGGCGTCAACCACGACCAGCTGACGAAGGATCACCTCGTCATCTCGAACGCATCCTGCACCACCAACTGCCTGGTGCCGGTCGTCAAGGTTCTCGATGACCTGATCGGCATCGACCATGGCTTCATGACGACGATCCACTCCTACACCGGCGACCAGCCGACGCTGGACACCATGCACAAGGATCTGTACCGCGCCCGCGCCGCAGCACTTTCGATGATCCCGACCTCGACGGGCGCTGCCAAGGCCGTTGGCCTGGTTCTGCCACACCTCAAGGGTCGCCTTGACGGCACGTCCATCCGCGTTCCGACGCCGAATGTCTCGGTCGTCGATTTCAAGTTCGTCGCCAAGAAGAACACGTCCGTTGCCGAAATCAACGACGCCATCAAGGCTGCCTCCAACGGCGCCCTGAAGGGCGTTCTCGGCTACACCGACGAGCCGCTGGTATCGCGTGACTTCAACCACGACAGCCACTCCTCGATTTTCGCCACCGACCAGACCAAGGTCATGGAAGGCAACTTCGTGCGCGTTCTCTCCTGGTACGACAACGAGTGGGGCTTCTCCAACCGCATGTCCGACACGGCCGTGGCTTTCGCCAAGACCATCTGA
- a CDS encoding sulfurtransferase: MSGLKGYFAIATATLLSLAAATGASASDALVSAQWVQDNLKNPKVKIFEVSVDPGVFERGHIPGAQNLNWHTDLVDPTRRDIASREAFEKLLRQAGVDKDSTIVLYGDNNNWFAAWGAWVFETYGLGDRVKLLDGGRKLWEAEGLPLDTAAIETKGSNIELPDRDPAIRARFSEVVAVAEGKHDIKLIDIRSADEYNGKIFAPDGVKELSVRAGHIPGAVNVPWGTIVNKDGTFKSADEIKAIYAEKGIDGSKPIITYCRIGERSSHTWFALKKILGYDVKNYDGSWTEYGNAVGVPVKNPAGTVWNGK; the protein is encoded by the coding sequence ATGTCGGGTTTGAAGGGGTATTTCGCAATTGCCACAGCAACGCTTCTATCGCTCGCCGCAGCGACGGGCGCGAGCGCATCGGACGCGCTGGTCAGCGCGCAATGGGTCCAGGACAATCTGAAGAACCCCAAGGTAAAGATCTTTGAAGTCAGCGTCGATCCGGGCGTCTTCGAGCGTGGCCATATTCCAGGCGCCCAGAACCTCAACTGGCACACGGATCTTGTCGATCCGACCCGACGCGATATCGCCAGCCGCGAAGCCTTCGAAAAGCTTCTGCGCCAGGCGGGCGTCGACAAGGACAGCACCATTGTTCTCTACGGCGACAACAACAACTGGTTCGCCGCCTGGGGCGCCTGGGTTTTTGAAACTTACGGTCTCGGCGACCGTGTGAAGCTTCTGGATGGCGGGCGCAAATTATGGGAAGCGGAAGGGCTGCCGCTCGACACCGCAGCCATCGAGACCAAGGGTAGCAACATCGAGTTGCCGGATCGCGATCCGGCCATCCGTGCCCGCTTTTCAGAGGTCGTGGCCGTGGCCGAAGGCAAGCACGATATCAAGCTCATCGATATCCGTTCCGCCGACGAATATAACGGCAAGATCTTCGCGCCCGATGGCGTGAAGGAGCTTTCGGTGCGCGCTGGCCACATACCTGGCGCGGTCAACGTGCCCTGGGGCACCATCGTCAATAAGGATGGCACCTTCAAATCGGCGGACGAGATCAAGGCCATCTATGCGGAGAAGGGCATCGACGGCTCCAAACCCATCATCACCTATTGCCGCATAGGCGAGCGTTCCAGTCATACATGGTTCGCGCTGAAGAAAATCCTCGGCTACGACGTCAAGAACTATGACGGCTCCTGGACCGAGTACGGCAATGCCGTCGGCGTGCCGGTAAAGAACCCCGCTGGCACCGTCTGGAACGGCAAGTAA
- a CDS encoding YeeE/YedE family protein, protein MTIRIAPLISVALLLLIGIWGWFLSQESGGRILALSVLAGAAFGIVLQRGRFCFLCNFRDLVEKREAGGVIAILVALAAGAVFYQIVMTAWAPVPQPGRLPPGAHIGPVGWVLALAAAIFGLGAALSGSCLSAHFYRLGEGAFGSLVALAGAGLGFIAGFASWNSLYTATVFDDAPLWLPHGLGYSGALLLSLALLFLLVIAALWWSKGRLHAADRERRSPSTLPEISRALFIDRWPPVLTGILIALISAFAYFRIAPLGVTQELGSVVRTGGLSLGLVPETLAGLDTARGCISAIKTALLSPNGLFVSGLILASFASALFAGQFKPVWPNGRGLALRFIGGLLMGWGGMTALGCTVGVLLSGIHAGAVSGWVFLLFCALGTLVGLRLVKAIGG, encoded by the coding sequence ATGACAATCCGGATTGCCCCTCTCATCTCCGTCGCCCTCCTCCTGCTGATCGGCATCTGGGGTTGGTTTCTCTCGCAGGAAAGCGGCGGTCGGATCCTTGCCCTCTCGGTTCTGGCGGGTGCCGCCTTCGGCATTGTGTTGCAGCGCGGCCGCTTCTGCTTTCTCTGCAATTTTCGCGACCTGGTGGAAAAGCGCGAGGCTGGTGGCGTGATCGCTATTCTGGTGGCGCTTGCAGCCGGTGCGGTCTTCTACCAGATCGTTATGACCGCATGGGCGCCGGTACCGCAGCCAGGACGCCTGCCACCCGGCGCGCATATCGGCCCGGTCGGCTGGGTGCTGGCGCTCGCCGCCGCCATCTTCGGTCTCGGCGCCGCCCTTTCCGGCTCCTGCCTCTCGGCGCATTTCTACCGGCTCGGAGAAGGAGCCTTTGGCTCGCTGGTAGCGCTCGCCGGCGCAGGCCTCGGCTTCATTGCCGGTTTTGCCAGCTGGAACAGCCTCTACACAGCCACTGTTTTCGATGACGCGCCGCTCTGGTTGCCTCACGGCCTCGGCTATAGTGGCGCTCTGCTTCTCAGCCTTGCTCTTCTTTTTCTCCTCGTGATCGCAGCCCTCTGGTGGAGCAAGGGACGACTGCATGCGGCGGATCGCGAGCGACGATCACCCTCAACCCTGCCAGAGATTTCTCGCGCTCTTTTCATCGACCGCTGGCCGCCCGTCCTCACTGGCATCCTCATAGCCTTGATCAGCGCTTTTGCCTATTTTCGTATTGCCCCACTTGGTGTGACCCAGGAACTTGGAAGCGTGGTGCGCACCGGCGGCCTCAGCCTTGGATTGGTGCCGGAGACACTGGCTGGTCTCGACACCGCACGCGGCTGCATCAGCGCCATCAAGACAGCCCTTCTTTCGCCCAACGGCCTCTTCGTCAGCGGCCTCATTCTGGCAAGCTTCGCCTCGGCGCTCTTTGCCGGTCAGTTCAAACCGGTCTGGCCGAACGGGCGAGGCCTTGCACTGCGCTTCATTGGCGGTCTCCTGATGGGCTGGGGCGGCATGACCGCGCTTGGCTGCACCGTCGGCGTGCTGCTCTCCGGCATCCATGCCGGTGCTGTGTCTGGCTGGGTGTTTTTGCTGTTTTGCGCGCTGGGAACGCTCGTTGGACTGCGACTGGTGAAGGCGATCGGCGGCTGA